In Persicimonas caeni, a single window of DNA contains:
- a CDS encoding helix-turn-helix transcriptional regulator produces the protein MSNVVRAAHAAYILEGNEEEWLENLTGVMAPLLDRGRGFVGFRWRNMPSGGVRADNFALVGGRPGDHEMLHSLHANLDRTRASLAYRAPYTFRSLSEIATEHPTLVELGEDRDMQQIAHARELLDFEMLRVDDADGQGWMFSVLRKDFCTIPARRRDVWERVGAHIAAGARLRMKLSKPDLDGAAAVYDGAAKTLNINEPSLQRKDRRHRLMELIEARQHAEDIAGNSPLEALDLWGGLVDGQWSLLDVVDSDGRTYTVLRENPLRVRSSVSLTERERQVAWLVGRGHHVKLVAYELGLSASTIRSQLRSALRKLNLDDRSSLCRLVANITAPDTVTSLDGLGVLALAEAPVHIPESLTDAEREVARLLYEGLSNREIAEHRGTATRTVANQLASIYAKLGVASRDDLVQHLAGGPAHEPA, from the coding sequence ATGAGCAACGTCGTACGCGCAGCACACGCAGCTTATATCCTCGAGGGCAACGAGGAGGAATGGCTCGAGAATCTGACTGGCGTCATGGCCCCCCTATTGGACCGGGGCCGTGGCTTTGTGGGATTTCGCTGGAGGAACATGCCTTCGGGCGGAGTACGCGCAGACAATTTCGCGCTGGTCGGCGGGCGCCCCGGGGACCACGAGATGCTGCACAGCCTGCACGCCAATCTCGACCGCACGCGCGCCTCGCTGGCTTATCGAGCGCCTTACACGTTTCGGTCGCTCTCCGAAATCGCCACGGAGCACCCAACTCTCGTCGAACTCGGCGAAGACCGAGACATGCAGCAGATCGCCCATGCGCGCGAGTTGCTCGACTTCGAGATGCTGCGCGTCGACGACGCCGATGGACAGGGCTGGATGTTTTCGGTGCTGCGCAAGGACTTCTGCACGATTCCCGCGCGCCGCCGTGATGTTTGGGAGCGGGTCGGCGCGCACATCGCAGCGGGCGCACGGCTTCGGATGAAGCTGTCGAAGCCCGATCTCGACGGGGCGGCGGCGGTATACGACGGCGCGGCGAAGACGTTGAATATCAACGAGCCGAGCCTGCAGCGAAAAGACCGCCGGCATCGGCTCATGGAGCTCATCGAGGCGCGTCAGCACGCTGAAGACATTGCAGGCAACTCGCCCCTCGAGGCGCTGGATCTGTGGGGAGGTCTCGTCGATGGCCAATGGTCGCTGCTCGACGTCGTCGACTCGGACGGGCGCACCTACACGGTGCTGCGCGAAAATCCGTTGAGGGTACGCAGCAGCGTCTCGCTGACCGAGCGGGAGCGCCAGGTCGCCTGGCTCGTCGGCCGCGGCCACCACGTCAAATTGGTCGCCTACGAGCTGGGGCTGTCGGCGTCGACCATTCGATCGCAGCTTCGCTCGGCGCTGCGCAAACTCAACCTCGACGACCGCAGTTCCCTCTGCCGACTGGTCGCCAACATCACGGCGCCGGACACGGTGACCTCGCTCGACGGGCTCGGCGTGCTCGCCCTCGCCGAGGCGCCGGTGCATATCCCCGAGTCACTCACCGACGCCGAGCGCGAGGTGGCCCGCCTCCTGTACGAGGGGCTCTCCAACCGCGAGATCGCCGAGCACCGCGGCACGGCTACGCGCACCGTGGCCAACCAACTCGCCTCCATCTACGCCAAACTCGGGGTCGCCTCGCGAGACGACCTTGTTCAACACCTCGCCGGCGGCCCGGCGCACGAGCCGGCGTAG
- a CDS encoding helix-turn-helix transcriptional regulator, with product MSNAVTAAHTAYMLDGNDGEWLERLTELMGPMLSRGRGLLGYRWRRSADGGVRVGELYVAGGKPGDEEMLRELIANLDTTRASLAYGAPYSFRSLSEIAQEHPTLSDLTDDRDMQRIAHDREVVDFEMLRVDESDGRGWMFTVLRTEVGGIVAPRRALWDRVRAHIAAGARLRMRLAKPDLDGAGAVYDPTSGRLDVNSSEMRTKARRRRLLELIEARRHAEELAEKNPLEAMDLWQGLVDGRWSLLDVVDTDGRAFTVLKENPLQVRSRAALSERERQVAFLVGRGHHVKLVAYELGLTASTVRSQLRSALRKLNLEDRSALCRLVADMSQAGAATRVEDVGVLALAKAPLKIPESLTDAEREVAQLVYKGLTNGDIARTRSTTTHTVANQLATIYRKLDISSRDELMQCLAGSGESFMS from the coding sequence ATGAGCAACGCAGTCACCGCGGCTCACACGGCGTACATGCTCGACGGGAACGACGGGGAGTGGCTGGAGCGGCTGACGGAGTTGATGGGGCCCATGTTGAGCCGTGGGCGAGGTCTTCTGGGGTATCGCTGGCGCCGTTCTGCCGACGGCGGAGTGCGTGTCGGCGAGTTGTATGTGGCCGGAGGCAAGCCCGGTGATGAAGAGATGCTGCGCGAGCTCATCGCGAACCTCGATACCACCCGTGCCTCGCTCGCCTACGGCGCTCCGTATAGCTTCCGTTCCTTGTCGGAAATTGCGCAGGAACACCCAACTCTGAGCGACCTGACTGACGACCGCGACATGCAGCGTATCGCTCACGATCGTGAGGTGGTCGACTTCGAAATGCTGCGGGTCGACGAATCGGATGGACGCGGCTGGATGTTTACGGTGTTGCGCACCGAGGTGGGCGGGATTGTCGCGCCGCGGCGTGCACTTTGGGACCGCGTACGCGCCCATATCGCCGCCGGTGCCAGGCTTCGGATGCGTCTGGCCAAGCCGGATCTCGACGGCGCCGGGGCCGTGTACGACCCGACGTCGGGAAGGCTCGACGTCAACTCCAGCGAGATGAGGACCAAAGCACGTCGCCGCCGGCTGTTGGAGCTCATCGAAGCCAGGCGGCACGCCGAAGAGCTTGCCGAGAAGAACCCGTTAGAAGCAATGGATCTGTGGCAGGGGTTGGTCGATGGGCGCTGGTCGCTGCTCGACGTAGTCGACACCGATGGACGTGCGTTCACGGTGCTCAAGGAGAACCCGCTGCAGGTGCGAAGCCGCGCCGCGTTGAGCGAGCGCGAACGCCAGGTCGCTTTTCTGGTCGGTCGCGGCCATCACGTCAAACTAGTCGCCTACGAACTGGGCCTGACGGCATCGACGGTGCGCTCGCAGCTGCGCTCGGCGCTTCGCAAACTCAACCTCGAGGACCGCAGCGCACTGTGTCGTCTCGTCGCAGATATGTCCCAGGCCGGCGCGGCGACTCGTGTCGAAGATGTTGGCGTATTGGCCCTCGCCAAAGCACCTTTGAAGATCCCCGAGTCGCTGACCGACGCCGAGCGCGAGGTCGCTCAATTGGTCTACAAAGGGCTAACCAACGGTGACATCGCCCGGACACGAAGCACAACTACCCACACTGTGGCAAACCAGCTCGCCACGATTTACCGCAAACTCGATATCAGCTCGCGCGACGAGTTGATGCAGTGTTTGGCAGGCAGCGGCGAGTCATTCATGAGTTGA
- a CDS encoding sterol desaturase family protein has product MDAILIALSMPVFFVLIGIDLVATRLQGKDSYRFHDAITDLSCGVGSLVTGAAAKLLGLGAYALVWEYGRFWEVSTSSVLGWVGVIVGVDFCYYWFHRAGHRMNLIWAGHAVHHQSEDYNLAVALRQSWYIPLVSWVFYIPLALLGFPPVMYLTSTTANTLYQFWIHTESVGRLGPLEWVLNTPSHHRAHHGVNPQYIDKNYAGIFIIWDRLFGTFEPEEDAVVYGTVKPVASWNPLWVNVVKWVEMFHLVRGARRLRDKLKLVFGPPEWRPEDLGGSVEVPDVKAGARPKYETTLPRIIDWYVGANFVLIAAGTSAFLMFEGQLAWPKTAALGVLLLVAVTSVGGLLELKRWAFALEATRLVLGVPIIAWLTWSTPWTMPASAAAAGLFGVMLVWLNRLPRAHPEARATGALNS; this is encoded by the coding sequence ATGGATGCCATACTCATCGCTTTGTCGATGCCGGTCTTTTTCGTGCTCATCGGCATCGACCTTGTGGCGACTCGCCTTCAAGGGAAGGACAGCTATCGCTTCCACGACGCCATCACCGACTTGAGCTGCGGGGTGGGCAGCCTCGTGACCGGTGCGGCTGCCAAGTTGTTGGGGCTGGGGGCGTATGCGCTCGTCTGGGAGTACGGGCGCTTCTGGGAGGTGAGCACTTCGTCGGTGCTCGGCTGGGTCGGCGTCATCGTGGGGGTCGACTTTTGCTACTACTGGTTTCACCGCGCCGGGCACCGCATGAACCTCATCTGGGCGGGCCACGCCGTCCACCATCAGAGCGAGGACTACAATCTGGCCGTCGCGCTTCGCCAAAGCTGGTACATCCCGCTGGTCTCCTGGGTGTTCTACATCCCGCTGGCGTTGCTCGGCTTTCCTCCGGTGATGTATCTGACCTCGACGACAGCCAACACGCTGTATCAATTCTGGATTCACACCGAGTCGGTCGGCCGCCTCGGCCCGCTCGAGTGGGTGCTCAACACGCCCTCACACCACCGCGCCCACCACGGGGTCAACCCGCAGTACATCGACAAGAACTACGCAGGCATCTTCATCATCTGGGACCGGCTCTTCGGCACCTTCGAGCCCGAGGAGGACGCGGTCGTCTACGGCACCGTCAAGCCGGTGGCCAGCTGGAACCCGTTGTGGGTCAACGTGGTCAAATGGGTCGAGATGTTCCACCTGGTGCGCGGTGCGCGCCGTCTTCGCGACAAGCTCAAGCTCGTCTTCGGCCCGCCCGAGTGGCGCCCCGAGGACCTCGGCGGCTCGGTCGAGGTGCCCGATGTAAAGGCAGGCGCTCGGCCCAAGTACGAGACAACGCTGCCGCGAATCATCGATTGGTATGTGGGGGCGAATTTCGTGCTCATCGCCGCCGGAACCTCCGCCTTTCTGATGTTCGAAGGGCAGTTGGCCTGGCCGAAGACCGCCGCGCTGGGCGTCTTGTTGCTGGTGGCCGTGACGAGCGTCGGCGGGTTGCTCGAACTCAAGCGGTGGGCCTTCGCGCTCGAGGCCACCCGCCTCGTGCTGGGCGTGCCCATCATCGCTTGGCTGACCTGGTCGACACCGTGGACGATGCCTGCCTCCGCAGCCGCGGCGGGGCTCTTCGGCGTCATGCTCGTATGGCTCAACCGACTTCCGCGTGCCCACCCCGAGGCGAGAGCGACCGGCGCTCTCAACTCATGA
- a CDS encoding transposase encodes MGHPLRNQEKDAIYELGNRTLHQIYALLPEEQVNAIILGLLSKYAWMYGVEIFAFCFMSNHFHILARCRSLQMHLFMRDFQSQLARKINKLRNRTGTFWERRYTATKVLTDEAMLQRLRYIVCNPSESNLVHHPKQWPGLCSWDIHKSGEPMVGEVVNRKTYWAEKRKRKNKDKTEAELIEMATERYALEMAKLPQWQNLDDDAYHQKIVDECHTHAGELAKLRTVPCPGPKKVLSVKWSDSPRKSKKAPRPLCHGGDFKQRQEYREDRRLLVDRYRTAVGKWREGKSEVEFPDGTIPPGRQFCVGGSCDIRREPPSHLN; translated from the coding sequence ATGGGACACCCGCTGCGTAACCAAGAAAAAGACGCCATTTACGAACTCGGCAACCGCACGCTGCACCAGATCTATGCGCTTTTGCCCGAAGAGCAGGTCAACGCCATCATCCTGGGGCTGCTGTCCAAATACGCCTGGATGTACGGGGTCGAAATCTTCGCCTTTTGCTTCATGTCCAACCACTTCCACATCCTGGCGCGCTGTCGCTCGCTGCAGATGCATCTGTTCATGCGCGACTTCCAGAGCCAGCTGGCCAGAAAGATCAACAAGTTACGCAACCGCACCGGCACCTTCTGGGAGCGTCGCTACACCGCAACCAAGGTCCTGACCGACGAGGCGATGCTCCAGCGTCTACGCTACATCGTGTGCAACCCAAGTGAATCGAACCTCGTGCACCACCCGAAGCAGTGGCCGGGGCTGTGCTCGTGGGATATCCACAAGTCTGGCGAGCCAATGGTCGGCGAGGTGGTCAACCGCAAGACGTACTGGGCGGAGAAGCGCAAACGGAAGAACAAAGACAAGACCGAAGCCGAGCTCATCGAGATGGCCACCGAGCGGTACGCCCTCGAAATGGCCAAGCTGCCGCAGTGGCAGAACCTCGACGACGACGCCTACCACCAAAAGATCGTCGACGAGTGTCACACACACGCTGGCGAACTCGCCAAACTGCGCACCGTGCCGTGCCCTGGGCCAAAGAAGGTGCTCAGCGTGAAGTGGAGCGATTCTCCCAGGAAGTCGAAAAAGGCGCCGCGCCCGCTGTGCCACGGCGGCGATTTCAAGCAGCGCCAGGAGTACCGCGAAGACCGACGCCTTCTCGTCGACCGATACCGGACGGCGGTCGGAAAGTGGCGCGAGGGCAAGTCGGAGGTCGAATTTCCCGACGGCACCATTCCGCCGGGCCGCCAGTTCTGCGTGGGCGGCAGCTGCGATATCCGCCGCGAGCCACCGTCTCACCTCAACTGA
- a CDS encoding serine/threonine-protein kinase yields the protein MSASPPDIVFSIGPFNLYERIGRGGMGEVWRAVHRSSGTPAALKVVTAEYARDEAFRESFHREVRAMARLDHPSIVRVFDYGRIDAHSAGACDGALVQGSPYVAIELAPDGSLADIMQRGYAWSDVRQILLSVLDALAHSHARGLLHRDIKPDNVLAARHGGERHWKLTDFGIAQSIDAIDVDQPDALVGTPVYMAPEQFSGTWRDFGPATDLYALGCMAYQLVCGHLPFDASTPLKVAFMHLNDPPAPLDPRFEVPTGLDDWIGRLLQKDPSARFEKAADAARALAELSGGSSDTLKTIATQAAPTVVAPGIPTLPTPPPMTGSGPTRISNPELQELLADADRHAHRANQVPPGSSHPYEPDCVPLNWRPSSTPQPHSLVGVSPRLYGLRAIPVVGREPQRDQLWEALRSVAKERRPRLVVLDGPSGCGKSCLAQWLCERADEVGAANTLRATHSPEWSPNDGLRGMVTRWANSSGLSDEETRSRLTKLLDVADDEHYRWLVDDLTGLVCGADAETVNLADQIQAVFEVLRRLASPRPLVVWLDDLQWAESSMRLLEHIGAHADTQMPVLFCATVQSEALAERDVMADRLAAQLEASHAQLIELEALSSSENRALIDELLQLDEALAQRVARRVAGNPLFAVQLVGDWVERGWLVADQRGFRLREGVHAELPDDLHTVWVERIERVLAGRPSDDTTALWLAALLGRDVDAQEWGKACWRAGVPARATLFERLVELKLAERLDSGWRFVHGMLRESLLRQARAADGWAKLNRQTAAALETLADQANRPDLAPRIGRLLLRGGDTERAISFLSAGAKFLLSRDDFVAAEELVDLLFSACDDVGDAALAARLEGELVRGKLLSATRRIEQAVALSERVYALAIQQGWKRIAADALALRCKIEQVAGRLRGAALYARRALDIYKDIGDREGEVRALLRLGDNGSYVGEHEEAVEYYRAALQLADELGLVQLQAWCRWGIGYCLQQTMRLDEAREHLEVARELFEAAGQPRNEMSVVAGLSDLDRHTGHYARAKERALRVYRFMEARGGSLMIPSLNVAMIYFYEGDVAHAIEWTRRAEDLAPSMDRGWTMLHLLRLAIATYQGDINPWETRFAMLTATLEESGFVDIDLPLMLERVAQEAVRHHHGAHAAQALTLAADLWEQTHILERAHQARQRAASLAPA from the coding sequence ATGTCTGCTTCTCCCCCTGACATCGTGTTTTCCATCGGTCCGTTCAACCTCTATGAGCGAATCGGTCGCGGCGGCATGGGGGAAGTGTGGCGCGCGGTGCACCGGTCCAGCGGCACACCGGCCGCGCTCAAGGTTGTGACCGCTGAATACGCCCGCGACGAGGCCTTTCGCGAGAGCTTCCACCGCGAGGTCCGCGCGATGGCCCGCCTCGACCACCCCTCCATCGTTCGCGTCTTCGACTACGGGCGCATCGACGCGCACTCCGCCGGCGCTTGCGACGGCGCGCTTGTCCAAGGAAGTCCCTACGTCGCCATCGAATTGGCCCCGGATGGCTCGCTCGCCGACATCATGCAGCGGGGCTACGCTTGGAGCGATGTGCGCCAGATCTTGTTGTCGGTGCTCGACGCGCTCGCCCACTCCCATGCCCGCGGCCTGCTCCACCGCGACATCAAACCCGACAACGTCCTCGCGGCGCGCCACGGCGGCGAACGTCACTGGAAGCTGACCGACTTCGGCATTGCCCAATCGATCGATGCCATCGACGTCGACCAGCCCGACGCCCTGGTCGGCACGCCCGTCTACATGGCCCCCGAGCAGTTCTCGGGCACCTGGCGCGACTTCGGTCCGGCCACCGACCTGTATGCGCTAGGCTGCATGGCCTACCAACTCGTCTGCGGCCACCTCCCCTTCGACGCATCCACGCCGCTGAAGGTCGCCTTCATGCACCTGAACGACCCCCCCGCGCCCCTCGATCCCCGGTTCGAGGTTCCCACGGGGCTCGACGACTGGATCGGAAGGCTCCTGCAAAAGGACCCCTCGGCTCGATTTGAAAAGGCCGCCGATGCTGCACGCGCGCTGGCCGAATTGAGCGGGGGCTCGAGCGACACCCTCAAGACCATCGCCACGCAGGCAGCGCCCACCGTAGTCGCCCCCGGTATCCCCACACTGCCGACCCCACCGCCGATGACAGGCTCGGGGCCCACGCGCATCTCGAACCCGGAGCTTCAGGAGCTATTAGCCGACGCCGACCGCCACGCCCACCGGGCCAACCAGGTGCCACCGGGGTCGAGCCACCCCTACGAGCCCGACTGCGTCCCCCTCAATTGGCGGCCCAGTTCGACCCCGCAGCCCCATTCTCTCGTCGGCGTCAGCCCACGCCTGTACGGGCTTCGCGCCATCCCGGTGGTCGGCCGTGAACCGCAACGCGACCAACTCTGGGAGGCGTTGCGCAGCGTAGCGAAAGAGCGACGCCCGCGCCTCGTAGTCCTCGACGGCCCCAGCGGCTGCGGCAAGTCGTGCTTGGCCCAATGGCTCTGCGAGCGCGCCGATGAGGTGGGCGCCGCGAACACCCTGCGCGCTACCCACAGCCCAGAATGGAGCCCCAATGACGGCCTGCGTGGAATGGTGACGCGCTGGGCGAATTCGAGCGGTCTTTCGGACGAAGAGACCCGTTCTCGACTCACCAAGCTCTTGGACGTGGCCGACGACGAGCATTACCGCTGGCTCGTCGACGACTTGACCGGCCTGGTGTGCGGTGCAGATGCCGAGACGGTCAACCTGGCCGACCAGATTCAAGCAGTCTTCGAGGTGTTGCGACGCCTCGCCAGCCCTCGCCCGCTGGTTGTCTGGCTCGATGATCTGCAGTGGGCGGAGTCCTCCATGCGCCTACTCGAACACATTGGCGCCCACGCAGACACCCAGATGCCCGTTCTCTTCTGCGCGACGGTTCAATCCGAGGCCCTCGCCGAGCGCGACGTCATGGCCGACCGACTCGCGGCGCAACTCGAGGCTTCGCACGCGCAGCTTATCGAACTCGAGGCGCTGAGCTCCTCGGAGAACCGCGCGCTGATCGACGAGTTGCTCCAGCTCGACGAAGCCCTCGCCCAACGCGTGGCACGCCGCGTGGCCGGCAACCCGCTCTTCGCGGTGCAACTGGTCGGGGATTGGGTCGAGCGCGGCTGGCTCGTCGCCGACCAGCGCGGGTTTCGACTTCGCGAGGGAGTGCACGCCGAGCTTCCCGACGATTTGCACACCGTGTGGGTCGAGCGTATCGAGCGCGTGCTCGCAGGTCGCCCCTCCGACGACACCACCGCGCTGTGGCTGGCCGCCCTGCTCGGCCGCGACGTCGACGCCCAAGAATGGGGGAAAGCCTGCTGGCGCGCCGGCGTGCCTGCTCGCGCGACCCTCTTCGAGCGCCTCGTCGAGCTCAAGCTCGCCGAACGCCTCGACTCGGGCTGGCGCTTCGTCCACGGCATGCTCCGCGAAAGCCTGCTCCGCCAAGCCCGCGCTGCCGACGGCTGGGCGAAGCTCAATCGCCAAACTGCCGCGGCACTCGAAACCCTCGCCGACCAGGCCAACCGCCCCGACCTGGCTCCACGCATCGGCCGCCTGCTGCTTCGGGGCGGCGACACCGAACGCGCCATCTCTTTCTTGAGCGCCGGAGCCAAGTTCTTGCTCTCCCGCGATGACTTCGTGGCCGCTGAGGAGCTGGTCGACCTCCTATTCAGCGCGTGCGACGACGTCGGTGATGCGGCGCTCGCCGCGCGCCTCGAAGGAGAGTTGGTACGCGGGAAGCTCCTCTCGGCCACCCGACGCATCGAGCAAGCGGTGGCGCTCTCGGAGCGAGTGTACGCTCTGGCCATCCAACAAGGTTGGAAGCGGATTGCCGCCGACGCCCTCGCGCTTCGCTGCAAAATCGAGCAAGTCGCCGGCCGTCTGCGCGGCGCGGCGTTGTACGCACGTCGCGCCCTCGATATCTACAAAGACATCGGCGACCGCGAAGGCGAGGTCCGCGCTCTGCTTCGCCTCGGTGACAATGGCTCCTATGTCGGCGAACACGAAGAGGCCGTCGAGTACTACCGGGCGGCGCTGCAACTGGCCGACGAACTCGGACTCGTGCAGCTCCAAGCGTGGTGCCGGTGGGGCATTGGGTACTGCCTGCAACAGACGATGCGCCTGGACGAGGCGCGCGAGCATCTCGAAGTTGCCCGTGAACTCTTCGAAGCCGCCGGTCAGCCTCGCAACGAGATGAGCGTGGTGGCCGGACTCTCCGATCTGGACCGACACACAGGTCACTACGCCCGCGCCAAGGAGCGTGCGCTGCGCGTCTACCGATTCATGGAGGCCCGAGGTGGCTCGCTGATGATCCCCTCGCTCAATGTCGCGATGATCTACTTTTACGAAGGGGATGTCGCCCACGCCATCGAGTGGACGAGGCGCGCCGAAGACCTCGCCCCATCGATGGACCGAGGCTGGACGATGCTCCATCTGCTCCGGCTCGCGATTGCGACCTACCAGGGCGACATAAACCCGTGGGAGACGCGCTTCGCGATGTTGACCGCCACGCTCGAAGAGTCCGGCTTTGTCGACATCGACCTGCCCCTGATGCTCGAGCGCGTCGCCCAGGAGGCCGTCAGACATCATCATGGAGCGCACGCGGCTCAGGCGCTGACCTTGGCGGCCGACCTTTGGGAGCAGACGCATATCCTCGAACGCGCCCACCAAGCCCGCCAACGCGCTGCCTCGCTGGCGCCTGCCTGA
- a CDS encoding MBL fold metallo-hydrolase, which yields MNLPYTMPVEEATECIRAFEPDVVYPFHYRGQDPSKLEQLLGDESSVEVRLLEWHPAAE from the coding sequence ATGAACCTGCCGTACACCATGCCTGTCGAAGAGGCCACCGAGTGCATCCGTGCGTTCGAGCCGGACGTGGTTTATCCGTTCCACTATCGTGGCCAAGATCCGAGCAAGCTCGAGCAGTTGCTCGGCGACGAATCGTCGGTCGAGGTGCGGCTGCTCGAGTGGCACCCTGCTGCCGAATAG
- a CDS encoding citrate synthase translates to MSTGKMTKTNETKTNEEMVARGLADVVAVATRLSKVDGRAGELIIGGYPVERLAGERGFEAVAGLLWGTDLSSQEVQEELGRLRVELFDRLEGSPAVRLSEPMDALRAGLAGLEASGELVEDALTVTAAVPVINALWWRQQTGEAPFAPSASRGHVADAIAMVVGEEVDPSVARAFEKYLVTVSDHGMNASTFTARVIASTRSDLVSAVVGAVGALKGPLHGGAPGPVLDMLDEIGSPERAEEWIRAELAAGRRIMGMGHRVYRVRDPRAAVFEGALSELSVTGETAARLEVARAVERTAERVLAERYPERNLKANVEFYTAVLLEAVGLPRELFTPAFAAGRILGWSAHVMEQAAEDRLIRPRSAYVGEIYG, encoded by the coding sequence ATGAGTACTGGAAAAATGACGAAGACGAACGAGACGAAGACGAACGAAGAGATGGTCGCGCGTGGCCTGGCCGATGTGGTCGCCGTGGCGACTCGATTGAGCAAGGTCGACGGTCGAGCAGGCGAGTTGATCATCGGAGGCTACCCGGTCGAGCGCCTCGCCGGCGAGCGCGGCTTCGAAGCGGTCGCCGGGCTGCTGTGGGGGACGGACTTGTCGTCCCAGGAGGTTCAGGAGGAGTTGGGGCGGTTGCGCGTCGAGCTATTCGACCGGCTCGAAGGCTCGCCGGCGGTCAGACTATCTGAGCCGATGGATGCCCTGCGGGCCGGCCTCGCCGGGCTGGAGGCGAGCGGTGAGCTTGTCGAGGATGCACTGACCGTCACGGCGGCGGTGCCGGTGATCAACGCGTTGTGGTGGAGGCAGCAGACCGGAGAGGCTCCATTTGCGCCGAGCGCCTCACGTGGTCATGTCGCCGATGCCATTGCCATGGTCGTCGGAGAGGAGGTCGACCCGTCGGTGGCCCGCGCGTTCGAGAAGTATCTGGTGACGGTGTCCGACCACGGGATGAACGCCTCGACGTTCACCGCGCGGGTCATCGCCTCGACGCGATCAGACCTCGTCTCGGCGGTGGTGGGCGCGGTCGGCGCCCTCAAAGGCCCCCTGCACGGCGGGGCGCCTGGGCCGGTGCTCGACATGCTCGACGAGATCGGCTCGCCCGAGCGCGCCGAAGAGTGGATCCGCGCCGAGCTCGCGGCGGGCCGGCGGATCATGGGCATGGGCCATCGCGTCTACCGCGTCCGCGATCCCCGCGCGGCGGTCTTCGAGGGGGCACTGAGCGAACTGTCGGTCACCGGCGAGACAGCAGCGCGCTTGGAGGTGGCCCGCGCGGTCGAGCGGACCGCCGAGCGCGTGCTCGCCGAGCGCTACCCGGAGCGCAACCTCAAGGCCAACGTCGAATTCTACACGGCCGTGTTGCTCGAGGCGGTGGGGCTGCCGCGCGAACTCTTTACGCCCGCGTTCGCCGCCGGTCGCATACTCGGCTGGTCGGCGCACGTCATGGAGCAGGCCGCCGAGGACCGTCTGATTAGGCCTCGGTCTGCATATGTGGGCGAGATCTATGGCTAA
- a CDS encoding citrate synthase family protein: protein MKLFDSKEAAAYLGVKTSTLYAYVSRGLLDSVQATDDSRRRQYRKADLDRLKQRSDAHAGESAAAAGALRWGAPSLDTAISEITPAGPSYRGRTARGLVREGYAFEQVAELLWTGTLPESPPTWPMADVRPSQRHEEPVADEERPLDRMRLALMHTEMADLARFGTTKEARLECSRRIIMALGAALVSAAPSPRDSHDEESVAARLARHLATPEEAVIRAFDTALIAVADHELNASTFATRVAASTGAGLYPCVAAGLATATGPRHGGACDRGEALIDEVLREGSARKVMLARLRRGEQTPGFGHPLYPHGDPRWKMVVSRLGPTAAPEVLDAVDELVDVADQMRLGPPTVDLALATLCRALGLPSGAAAALFALGRTAGWIAHIFEQQEQGFLLRPRAHYVGVRPLPQ from the coding sequence GTGAAGCTATTCGACTCGAAGGAAGCAGCGGCCTACCTGGGAGTGAAGACGTCGACCTTGTACGCCTACGTAAGCCGCGGCTTGCTCGATAGCGTGCAGGCAACCGACGACTCGAGGCGCAGGCAGTACCGCAAGGCCGACCTCGACCGCCTCAAGCAGCGAAGCGACGCTCACGCGGGTGAGTCGGCGGCGGCCGCCGGGGCGTTGCGTTGGGGGGCACCGAGTCTCGACACAGCCATCAGCGAGATCACCCCGGCCGGCCCCAGCTACCGTGGCCGCACGGCCCGGGGGTTGGTTCGTGAGGGCTATGCATTCGAGCAGGTCGCCGAGTTGCTTTGGACCGGGACTCTCCCCGAGTCGCCCCCGACTTGGCCGATGGCCGACGTCCGACCCAGTCAAAGGCATGAGGAGCCCGTGGCCGACGAAGAGCGCCCGCTCGATCGGATGCGCCTGGCGCTCATGCACACAGAAATGGCCGACCTGGCCCGCTTTGGGACTACGAAGGAGGCCAGACTCGAGTGCAGTCGGCGAATCATCATGGCGCTCGGCGCGGCGTTGGTCTCCGCCGCCCCGTCACCTCGAGACTCGCACGATGAGGAGAGTGTCGCCGCACGCCTCGCCCGCCATCTGGCCACGCCCGAAGAGGCAGTCATCCGGGCTTTCGACACGGCGTTGATCGCCGTCGCCGACCACGAACTCAACGCCTCGACCTTCGCAACGCGCGTAGCCGCCTCGACCGGCGCCGGGCTCTATCCGTGCGTCGCAGCAGGCCTGGCGACCGCCACTGGGCCGCGCCACGGCGGCGCCTGCGATCGCGGCGAAGCCCTGATCGACGAAGTGCTGCGCGAGGGTTCGGCGCGCAAAGTCATGCTCGCCCGGCTGCGTCGCGGAGAGCAGACGCCCGGCTTCGGTCACCCGCTGTACCCACACGGCGACCCTCGTTGGAAGATGGTCGTCTCTCGACTTGGACCCACCGCCGCCCCAGAAGTGCTCGACGCCGTCGACGAATTGGTCGACGTCGCCGACCAGATGCGCCTCGGTCCCCCCACCGTCGACCTGGCTCTGGCGACTCTGTGCCGCGCGCTCGGACTGCCCAGCGGCGCCGCCGCGGCGCTCTTCGCGCTGGGCCGCACGGCAGGCTGGATCGCCCATATCTTCGAGCAGCAAGAACAGGGCTTTCTCCTGCGACCACGCGCGCACTACGTCGGCGTGCGGCCTCTACCGCAGTGA